In one Brevibacillus composti genomic region, the following are encoded:
- a CDS encoding Nif3-like dinuclear metal center hexameric protein, which yields MFAHGQTVISYVEKLAPKAMALEGDKIGLHVGTLQKQVKKVMVALDVLESVVDEAIAEGVDLIVAHHAVIYRPLKNLRTDKAAGRLYEKLLKHDIAVYTAHTNLDVADGGMNDWLAEAIGLEQVDMLDVSYREALKKLVVFVPATHRDQVFQAMAGAGAGWIGNYSHCSFQLSGTGTFLPREGADPHIGETGKLESVEEVRIETIIPASRQGAVVKAMLAAHPYEEVAYDLIPLENTGAGLGIGRIGQLPEPVTLRQLALTIKERFSLQGLRVIGDLEAPVRKVAVVGGDGSSYVSKAVFRGADVFVTGDIGYHTAHDAQAEGLFIIDAGHNLEKIMKEKLAAYLRERLQENGYATAVIASRVHTDPYQFL from the coding sequence ATGTTTGCACACGGACAAACCGTCATTTCGTACGTAGAAAAGCTGGCGCCGAAAGCGATGGCGCTGGAAGGGGATAAAATCGGACTTCACGTCGGAACCCTACAAAAACAGGTGAAGAAAGTGATGGTCGCACTGGATGTGCTGGAGTCGGTCGTCGACGAGGCGATCGCAGAGGGAGTCGATTTGATCGTCGCCCACCATGCCGTGATCTACCGGCCGCTGAAGAATCTGCGGACGGACAAGGCTGCAGGCAGGCTGTACGAAAAACTGCTGAAACACGATATCGCAGTCTATACCGCCCACACCAACCTGGATGTGGCGGACGGCGGCATGAATGACTGGCTGGCCGAAGCGATTGGCCTGGAACAAGTGGACATGCTGGATGTGAGCTACCGCGAGGCTTTGAAAAAGCTGGTGGTGTTCGTACCGGCCACACATCGGGATCAGGTGTTTCAGGCGATGGCCGGGGCGGGGGCGGGCTGGATCGGCAATTACAGCCACTGCTCCTTCCAATTAAGCGGCACGGGCACCTTCCTGCCGCGAGAGGGAGCTGACCCGCACATCGGGGAAACCGGCAAGCTGGAAAGCGTCGAAGAGGTGCGGATCGAGACGATTATCCCCGCCTCCAGACAGGGCGCGGTGGTCAAGGCGATGCTGGCTGCTCATCCCTATGAGGAGGTCGCCTACGATCTGATTCCACTGGAAAATACCGGCGCCGGGCTTGGGATTGGGCGGATCGGACAGCTCCCCGAGCCAGTCACGCTCCGCCAGCTCGCGCTTACGATCAAGGAGCGTTTTTCTCTCCAGGGACTGCGGGTCATCGGCGATCTGGAAGCGCCGGTTCGCAAGGTGGCCGTCGTCGGAGGAGACGGTAGCTCGTACGTGTCCAAGGCTGTGTTCCGCGGCGCGGACGTCTTCGTCACCGGAGACATCGGCTATCACACTGCCCATGATGCTCAGGCGGAAGGCTTGTTCATTATCGATGCCGGACACAATCTCGAGAAAATCATGAAAGA
- a CDS encoding tRNA (adenine(22)-N(1))-methyltransferase, with the protein MTSWMISKRLKTIADFCPEGARVADIGSDHALLASYFIQQNIASFVVAGELNEGPYQAALKQVHTIGAEDRISVRRGNGLAVLQKGEVDVICIAGMGGQLIVSILTEGADKLEGVSRLVLQPNVGEELVRRWMLENGWQLSNETILEEDGIIYEILVADRGEPMLPYRNKDRSREELLRLGPFLWEEKSPVLARKWMREREKWQKVLNQLRRSEKTEAAKRAREVEAELEWIDGVITCLHTDKPSFRT; encoded by the coding sequence ATGACATCGTGGATGATATCCAAGCGCCTGAAGACCATTGCCGATTTTTGCCCGGAGGGAGCCCGTGTGGCCGACATCGGTTCGGATCACGCGCTATTGGCTTCTTATTTCATTCAACAAAACATCGCGTCTTTCGTGGTAGCCGGGGAGTTGAATGAAGGGCCCTATCAGGCTGCTTTGAAGCAAGTACATACGATTGGGGCCGAGGACCGCATCTCTGTGCGCAGGGGAAACGGCCTCGCCGTGCTGCAAAAAGGAGAAGTGGACGTCATCTGTATCGCCGGGATGGGCGGTCAACTGATTGTGTCCATTTTGACGGAAGGAGCGGACAAGCTGGAGGGCGTCAGCCGCCTGGTGCTGCAGCCCAATGTCGGAGAAGAGCTGGTCCGCCGCTGGATGCTGGAAAACGGCTGGCAGCTGTCCAATGAAACCATATTGGAAGAGGACGGAATTATTTACGAGATCCTCGTGGCTGACCGGGGAGAGCCCATGCTTCCCTATCGGAACAAGGATCGTTCGCGGGAGGAACTGCTTCGCCTCGGCCCGTTTTTATGGGAGGAAAAGTCTCCCGTCTTGGCGCGCAAATGGATGCGGGAGCGCGAAAAGTGGCAAAAGGTGCTGAATCAGCTGCGCCGCTCGGAAAAAACGGAAGCGGCAAAGAGAGCCCGCGAGGTCGAGGCAGAACTGGAATGGATAGATGGGGTGATCACATGTTTGCACACGGACAAACCGTCATTTCGTACGTAG
- a CDS encoding acyl-CoA dehydrogenase encodes MNFDLTTEQAMLKNMVRSFADEVVAPGADERDRTKAFPTDIFRQLAELNMMGLPFDEEYGGAGADSISFAIVVEELSRACASTGITYSAHISLGGAPLAMFGTEAQKREYLTKICSGESMGAFGLTEPNAGSDAGGTRTTAVLDGDEWVLNGSKCFITNASYAKFVALTAVTDKSAGTRGITAFIVPTDTPGFTVIDNYEKLGLHSSNTTELVLDNVRIPKDAVLGKEGEGFKQFLITLDGGRIGIGAMAVGIAQAAYDKALQYASERKAFGQSLSRFQAIQHKLADMAMQIELARNMVYKAAWLKDNKRKFTKEAAMAKLYASEIAMAATHQAIQIHGGYGYMKEYQVERFFRDARLLEIGEGTSEILRNVIAREIGC; translated from the coding sequence ATGAATTTTGATCTGACTACCGAACAGGCAATGCTCAAAAATATGGTTCGTTCATTTGCGGATGAAGTCGTGGCACCGGGAGCGGACGAACGAGACCGGACAAAAGCATTTCCGACCGATATTTTCCGGCAACTGGCGGAATTAAATATGATGGGGCTGCCTTTTGACGAAGAGTACGGCGGTGCCGGCGCGGACAGCATCAGCTTCGCCATCGTAGTCGAAGAGCTGAGCCGTGCCTGTGCCTCGACGGGCATCACCTATTCGGCCCATATCTCGCTGGGGGGAGCGCCGCTCGCCATGTTCGGCACGGAGGCGCAGAAGCGGGAGTACCTGACGAAGATTTGCAGCGGAGAAAGCATGGGCGCCTTCGGTCTGACGGAGCCCAATGCCGGATCGGATGCAGGAGGCACGCGGACGACAGCGGTCCTCGACGGAGACGAATGGGTGCTGAACGGATCCAAATGCTTTATTACCAACGCTTCCTATGCCAAGTTCGTCGCCTTGACCGCAGTGACGGACAAATCGGCGGGGACGCGGGGGATCACGGCTTTTATCGTCCCCACGGACACTCCCGGCTTCACGGTCATCGACAATTATGAAAAGCTCGGTCTTCACAGCTCCAACACGACCGAACTGGTACTCGACAACGTCCGCATCCCCAAGGACGCCGTGCTCGGAAAAGAAGGCGAGGGCTTCAAGCAGTTTTTGATCACGCTGGATGGCGGGCGGATCGGCATCGGTGCGATGGCAGTCGGCATTGCGCAGGCTGCGTATGACAAAGCGCTTCAATACGCGAGCGAGCGGAAAGCCTTCGGTCAGTCGCTCTCCCGTTTTCAGGCGATCCAGCATAAGCTGGCCGACATGGCGATGCAGATCGAGCTGGCCCGCAATATGGTTTACAAAGCGGCCTGGCTGAAGGACAACAAGCGAAAGTTCACCAAGGAAGCGGCTATGGCCAAACTGTACGCCTCCGAAATTGCGATGGCCGCCACGCATCAAGCGATCCAGATTCACGGCGGCTACGGTTATATGAAGGAATACCAGGTGGAGCGGTTCTTCCGCGATGCGCGTCTCTTGGAAATCGGCGAAGGGACCTCCGAGATCCTGCGCAACGTCATCGCGCGGGAAATCGGCTGTTAG